The DNA segment CCGTTTATCGATTTGAAAGCACAGTACAAGCTCGTCGATGAAGCCGTCAAAAAAGGAATCGACGGCGTGCTTGAGCATGGTGCCTATGTCATGGGACCGGAGATAGGTGCCCTGGAAAGTCATCTTGCATCGTTTTCCGATGTCAAACATGGCGTTGGCTGCGGCTCTGGTACAGATGCCTTGATTATGGCTCTGATGGCCTTGGGAATTGGACCTGGGGATGCTGTTTTCACCACTCCTTTCACTTTCATGGCGACTGCCGAGGCAATCGCTCTTCTGGGAGCAACACCTGTTTTTGTCGATATTGATCCCATTACTTTCAATATCGATCCCGATGATCTGAGAAAAAAAATTGGTGAGATCAAGGACAAACGCAAGGATCTCAAGCCCAAAGGAGTTATCTCCGTAGACCTTTTCGGTCAGCCTGCTGATTATGATCGAATCGAGCCTCTGGCCCATAATAACGGACTTTTTCTCATTGTTGATGCGGCCCAGTCCTTTGGAGCAACGTATCAGGGCAAACCCGTGTGCTCCTTTGGTGATGTCGCATGCACTTCCTTCTTCCCGGCCAAGCCCCTCGGTTGTTATGGCGATGGAGGGATGGTCTTTGCCCAGAATGACGAATTGCATAAGCTGCTCGTTTCTGTTCGTGTCCATGGCATGGGTGAGGATAAGTACGAGAACGTCAGGCTTGGTATCAACGGCCGTCTTGACTCCATGCAGGCTGCAGTGCTTCTTGCCAAGTTCGAGATATTCCCGGATGAGGTCATCAAACGGCAGCAGGTTGCAGCGCGTTACGGGGCATTGTTGAACGATGTGGACGGCCTGACAACACCCAGCGTTCCAGAAGGGAATACCTCTGTCTGGGCGCAGTATTCCGTGCTGGCGACTGACAGCGACCACCGAGAAGAGCTCATGGGAAAACTCAAGGAAAACAATATCCCGTGCGTTATTTATTATCCCAAGGCATTGCACCTTCAGAAGGCATTTGCCAATCTTGGACATGTCATGGGAGATTTCCCGGTATGCGAGAATATATCCTCGCGCATCTTCAGTTTGCCGATGTATCCTTACCTCAAAGCCGAGGATCAGGAGACCATTGCTTCGGTTCTCAAAGGATAAATGATGGCAGCAGGGCGTCGTGCGGTTATGCTTCGGGTTTTGAAGCCCATTATGGCGGGATTGGCTCTTGCGTATCTGGTGACAGGGTTTATTGACAAGCCCACACCTGTCCACTTTCAGCCTGAGAACCCATATGCTTCAAAACAGGAAGAAATCGCAGAGCCGCTTGCAGATACCGTGATTGACAAGAACATCATGAAGCTGGGGTCACCATTGTCCGTACCGGCTCAGAGAGTGCCGTCGGAAAATCCTCTGGCTCCGTTGGAGATCATGGACGGGGAGATCGGGGCATCGGTTGACACGCAGAGCCGCTTGCAGATACCGTGATTGACAAGAACATCATGAAGCTGGGGTCACCATTGTCCGTACCGGCTCAGAGAGTGCCGTCGGAAAATCCTCTGGCTCCGTTGGAGATCATGGACGGGGAGATCGGGGCATCAATTGACCGTATCGTCTCTGATAATGCGACTCCCAGCGTCAGAATTGAGATCAGGGAAAATCAGCAATCACCATAACGGACTCTCTGTTCCAGAAAGTCTTCCAAACCACGAATCGCCTCATGGTCTTCAAAGAGCCTGAGGCGATTTTTTTGTATCTGCCCACGCAGACGTGCCCTGAACGCTGCATCCGTGCCGCATCGAACAGCAAGGTCTACATAGGCTTCAAAAGAGTCTGCCTTGGCCTCGGGTATATCAAGCATGGACAGGACTCCGGCAGTATGACGTCCTCGCATCAATCCCTGTGGCCAGGTGATGATGGGAAGCCCACAATTGGCAGCTTCCATTGCCGTATTGAACCCGGACCACTCGATGGAATCAAGAAAGACGTTACAGAGACAATTGAGTGCATGATATGCCTTGGGCGCTTGATGAGGTAACATGACGAGAGAGTGGGTTGCATCAAGACCGAATTCCGCAAAGGTTCTGGTCATTCGTTCCAGGAAACGTCTGTTAAGCACATCGGCCTGGGCATCTTGGAGAAATACGAATCGGCAGTCGGGGACGCGTTCAGCAATGAGGGGATAGAGCCGGTCGTATTGCGGAAGATATTTATACAGGGATTGGGGGCAGAAGTAGAGAAGAGCGTCGTCCGGGAGGCCGAATGAGGCTCTCTTAAACTCAGGTGGGCCATGGCGAAGTGGAGTGTAATGGATGCCAATATGAGGCAATTGTACCAGTTCTTCGGTGTAATTCGATTTCCCATCGGCTGGTTCCATCAGTTCGTTGCTGAGGAAAACATCCATGGTCGGTAATCCAGTGGTCATGGGGTGTCCAAGGGAGACGCATTGGACCGGTGCAAGGCGAAGTCCTGCGAGCTTCGCACATGTCGGGTCCATTCCGATATCCGGGTAGATGAGTACATCAAGCTGGTCTTCCACGATACTTTGGCAAAGTTTTTCGAAGTTGCCGGACTCATGAGTCAATCCTTGCAACAGGGCTTTGGCTTCCTCTGTGCATCGATCGTTTTTAATTCCGGTGTAGTAGCCGAAAACATCAAATTTGCGCCGATCAAGATGGTGGACCCAGCCACGGGTTGGGATTTTCCAGACGGAGTGTTCACACATGAATCCGGTGGCGATGCCGACTCGTATTTTCCCGCTTATTTTTCTTGTTTCGGCACGCTGTGTATAATGAGGAAAAGCTGTCGCCATGATGCGGCTGACAAGCGCACCGTATTGTCTTTGAAGATCCCGGTCATTCTTGCCTTGATAGGTCAAATAGAAAGGCTGGTTTGCACCGACCATGGCTGCGGCTTCGCGGATTTGTTCAGGGGAATCGAGGGTCAAGCGTTTATCAAGTTCTGTGAGCGCCTGAGCATAGGCGTTGCGTGAGCGTCGAACCGCATCTTCACTGTTATAGAACATGTCAAGATGGGCAAAACAGCCTCCCCAAAGTGGTGCGATGGCTGCAGGGGCGAGTGCGTGAGCTGAGGAAAAATAATGATGAGCGAGTTGCATGTCTCCGCGTGCCTGCCAAGCATTGCCGAGATTGTACAGAGTATCCAGTGAAGAGGGATCAAGCTCAAGGGCTTTTTCGAGCGTGGCTATTGCCTCTTTCGGTCTTTTGGCGGCCTTGAGAGTGACACCAAGGTTATTGAGCGTTTCCGGGGTAGGCGGAGCAGCTTCCAAGGCTTTTTGAAACCAGTCGAGAGCGAGGGGCTGGTTTCCTGTGGCCAGGAAGACACTGCCAAGGCCATCCATGGCAGTTGCTGATGTTGGTTCGATCTTGAGAGCGTGCTTGTGCCACCGCAACGCTTCGAGATAATTCCCTTGGGCCAGACAGACGTTTCCCAGTCCATTCCACGCTTCAGTCTCCTCGGGCATGAGTCGGGTTGCGAGTCGGTACGCGGTCAAGGCTTCAGGCAGGTGGTGCATTTGGAAAAGAGCCATGCCGAGGTAGAGTGCAGCCTCTGCGTATGGAGGGTCATTTTCCAGAGCCTGACGGTATAACGCGATCGCTATTTCCAGTTCACCTGATTGGTGATGACGTGCAGCAAGAGTGAATAACTTCATGGCATTCATGATAAAGAGCTTAGCCTAAGAGTCGGGCAAAGGTAAACTGATGCATTTGCAACCCGAGCACGGCTCTGGTACATGGAGAAACCAAATTGATATAAAGCCGGGCATGGTCTGGCTCAAAGGAGTTATTCATGATTAAAATGGAAACCAGCATGGGAGAGTTCGTCATTGAACTCGATTTCGAGAAAGCACCCAAGAGTGCCGCAAACTTTCAACAGTACGTTGAAGAAGGCTTTTACGATGGGTTGATCTTTCACCGCGTCATCAATGGCTTTATGGTCCAGGGCGGTGGAATGGATGAGAACATGAATGAAAAGCAGAGCCGTGAACCCATTGAGAACGAAGCCAACAATGGATTGAAGAATGAATGCTACACCTTGGCCATGGCTCGGACCATGGACCCGCATTCCGCTTCCTCCCAGTTCTTTATTAACGTCAAGGATAATGGATTCCTGAATTTTTCCAGTGAAACTTCACAGGGATGGGGCTATGCCGTTTTCGGCAAGGTCGTCAAGGGCACGGAGGTTGTTGATGAGATCAAGGGTGTGCCCACTGGTCGGAACGGCTTTCATGATGATGTTCCGGTCGAGCCTGTTTTTATTACCAAAGCGACAGTGGTCGAAGAATAGATTCACTCGAAATGTCTTGAAAAGACCCGGCACATCACTGTGCCGGGTCTTTCTTATGCAAAGCTTCCATCTGAGTCTTGGCTGATATAAGGCAAAAGAAAAGGGCTGCCCTGTCTGGAACAGCCCCTTGTGAGAGTTTCGTTTGTGGATACCTAGCCGCCCAGATAGGCTTTCTTGACTTCCGGATCTTCCATGAGTTTGTCAGAGGGTCCTTCTGCCACGATTTCTCCAGTATCTATGACGTAGCCACGGTGGGCAAACTTCAGAGCAAGGTTGGCGTTCTGCTCAATGAGCAGAATTGTCATGCCTTCCTCATTCAGTTCTTTGAGGGCGCGAAACATATCGTACATGAGCAGGGGAGCAAGTCCCATGGAAGGCTCATCGAGCATGATGATCTTGCAGCCGGACATCAGTGCGCGCCCAAGAGCGAGCATCTGTTGTTCGCCACCGGACAAGGACTCGGCGCGCTGTTTTTTCCGTTCATCCAACCGGGGAAAGAGCGTGTAGACTCGTTTGTAATCCCGATTAATCTCATCCATACCCTCTTTTCGGGCATAGGTCGCGATTTTGAGGTTCTCCTCAACGGTCAGGTTGCCGAAAATATGGCGCCCTTCCGGGACCAGCGCCATATGCAGATTGGCCACGATTTTATCCGGAGCCATGCCAAGAATAGATTGTCCCTTGAAGAGAATGTCACCCTTGATGACCTTGGGAGCTTCGGGCGGAGGAAGTTGGGCAATGGACATCAGGGTTGTGGATTTGCCTGCTCCATTGGCTCCTATGAGCGTGACGATTTCACCTTCGCCCACTGTGAAGTTGATCCCGTGCAGGGCTTCGATATTGCCGTACTTGACGTACAAATCCTTGATTTCAATAAGTGGAGTACTCATATATTGTCGTCTCCAAGATAGGCCTTGATGACGGCCGGGTTGGACTGAATGTCTTCTGGAGTGCCTTCCGCAATGGTGGAACCGAAGTCGATGACCTTGATCCACTGACATAGGCTGGTCACGACTTTCATCTGATGTTCGATCATGAAGATGGTGATGTCGAAGTTCTCGTGAATCCAGTGGACGAGTTTGATGAGGTCTTCAACATCTGCTGAGTTCAGCCCAGCAGCAGGCTCATCAAGCAGCAGCAGCTTTGGCCTGATGGACATGGCACGGGCTATCTCAACCCGGCGTTGCAAGCCATACGGCAGGTTTTTGGGGAATTCCTGAGCATATTCCGTCAGACTCATGGCTCCGAGCAGCTCTTCGGCTATTTCGAGAATCCGCGCTTCACGCTGGCGGTATTTTTTACCCCGGAGGATCGAATCGAGAACCGAGTAGCCCATACGGTAGTGCTGGGCTATTCTGATGTTGTCGAGAACGGTCATGTCGTGCCAGAGGCGAATGTTCTGGAAGGTTCTGGCAACGCCAAGGGAGGTGACCTGATGTGGTTTGAGCCCTGCTGTCAGTGATCCGTCCAGCGTGATGGTTCCTTCCGTTGGTTGGTAGAAGCCGGATATCAGGTTGAAGATAGTAGTCTTGCCTGCTCCGTTGGGACCGATCAGCCCCATGAGTTCGCCGCCTTTCATATCTATACTGAACTCGGAAACGGCCTGAAGGCCGCCAAACCGCTGGGTCAATCCGTCTATTTTGAGAAGTGACATGACGGACCCCCTATTTGAACGTGTAGTATTTTTTGAGTTTCGGGAAGACATCGGACAATTCTTTGTTGCCCATGATGCCTTCTGGCCTGAACTGCATGACAAGGACCAGGAGCAGGGGGATCATCACCCATTTGATGACTCCTGCGGAAGGTTCCCAATCCGGGAAGACCCAGGTTGCCGGTGCCAGCAGAAAGTCCATGAGAGCCTGAGATCTGAGCAGCTCCATGAGGGCTGTGAAAACCACTGCCGAAATAACTGCTCCGGACAAGGACCCCATGCCGCCGAGATAAACCATGACCATGGCTTCGGTGGACTTGAGGATATTGAAGGATTGTGGATTAACGTAGCCGACGATATGGGCAAAGAGGCCTCCCGCGCATCCGGCGAGACCTGCTGAGATCATGAAGTTGATTGTTTTGATCTTGTTGGTGTTCACGGACATGATTTCAGCCGCCACTTCATCCTGACAGATTGCGTTCACGCCTTTTCCGTAAGTGGATGTGATGAATCGGCGTATCACCCAGATGGTGAAGATGGTGAATGTGATGACCCAGAAGAGCATCCATGGGCCGTTCAGCGTGTCTTTCATCGCCCAGACTGTGCTTTTCATTCCCTGAAAACCTCGGGAACCGCCAATCCAGTCAATGTTTTCGATGCCTGAGATAACCATGTAATTCACCGCAATGGTGATGATTGCCAGATAGTCATCACGGGTTTTGAAGGATGGGATGGCAACAAGGATGCTGCACAAGGCCGCCATGACACCACCGATGAGGATTATGAGAGGAAAGACCAGAAACGCCAGTGAAGCCGGAAGCATGGGGTCACCCAGCTTGTCACCGAAGAAGGCTACGGAGAGGACTGAAGACACATAGGCCCCCACACACATGAAAGCGGCGTGACCACAGGTGAATTCACCCATGTTGCCGTTGACTAGATTCAGACTTGTGGACATCATGATGTTGATACCAACGAACATGATGACTGCCTGAATGTAGTTTCCGATAATGCCGAACTGTGCCAGGGTCAGTAAGACGACGGCACAGGCCAGGATCAGAACATTGAGAGAGTATTTCTGCATTTCCGTGTCTCCCAACTAGATCTTGGTGGACTGTGGCATACCGAACAGTCCTGTGGGTTTGAGCCACAAAATAATGAGCAGGATGGTGAAGGCAAAGAGGTCTCGATATGTTGACGGGAAAACCGTCACGACACCGACTTCGATGAAGCCAAGCAGGAATCCACCGTAAAACGCGCCGCGAATATCTCCAATACCGCCGACAACTGCTGCGATAAATGCCTTCCAGCCGATCAGCATCCCCATGAAGGGTTCGAGAATCGGGTAGGACATGGCAAAGAGCAGCCCTGCCAGTCCCGCGAAAGCAGACCCTAGGACGAATGTGAAGACGATGATGGAATCGATGGGAATACCCATGAGCGGGATAGCGAATTTGTCGTAGGAAATACCGCGCATGGCCATGCCTATTTTCGTTCTGGTCACGATGAAATTCAGGATGGCAAAGACAGCGACTGCCGCGACAATGACAATGACCTTGAGGTTGGTAATGGTGACGCCACCGAAATGCCAGATGGATTTTTCGATCAGTTCAGGAAACTTGAGGCGGCTTGCTCCGAGGACGGCAAGGTTGGAGTATTCGAGAATCAAGCCACACATAAGGGCGGTAATAACCACGTAAAGGCGGTGTGCTCCTTTGCGTCGAAGAGGTCGATAAGCGATCCGTTCAAGGGTGACACCGACACATGCCGTCAGGGCCATGGTCAGGGGGACGGCACATATGAATGTCATGATAGGTGAAAGCCCCAGGGCTGGGCCGAGCATGAAACCTGAGACAAAAAAAGCGATATACGCGCCCACCATGAAGATGTCGCCATGGGCGAAGTTAATCAGGCGCAAAACACCATACACGAGGGTGTACCCCAGTGCGATGAGCGCGTAAAAACTTCCCCACTGCAGGGCGTTGAGTATATTTTGGATAATGAAGTCCACTGCGGTTCTTCCTTGAAATATCTTTTTGATATCGAGCCATCCGTTGGCTGGACTGGCCGTCATGGTTATCAAAAGGGCGGAGGCCTCATGGTCCCCGCCCTGTTTTCATTCGTTGTCAGCAGGTTATGGGCAGACGGATTCTTCGAAAACGAATTCACCCTGGTCGCTGATCTTGACGACGACCGCGCACTTGATCGGATCGCCCTGTGCATCAAACTTTGAGGAACCGGTGATACCGTCAAAGGACTTGATGGCGGCCAGGCCGTCGCGAACGAGTTTGCGCATTTCTACAGGATCAGAAGCAACCTTGCCTGCATTCTTGATGGCCTCAACCATGATTCCGATGGAATCCCAGGTCAGGGCTGCATAGTCGGCAGGGGTTGTGCCATAGGCTTTTTCGTAGCGGTCAATAAAGACCTTGGTGGCACCCTTGGCTCCGGCGGCGGCATAGTGAGTGGAGAAGTAGTTGCCGTAGCACTGTTCACCGCAGAGCTTGATCAGATCGGGAGTACCCCAGGCATCGGAACCCATGAAGGGGCCTTTGTAGCCGAGGTCACGAGCCTGCTGGACTATCAGTGCGACCTGATTGTAGTTGTCCGGCACGAAAATGAAGTCTGGGTTGGCTTTCACGATAGTGGTCAACTGAGCAGAAAAATCCTGATCTTTGGTGCCGTGAGATTCAAAGGCAACGACCGGGCCGAGACCTTTGGCTTCCCAGGAAGCTTTGAATATTTCAGCCAGCCCCTTGGAGTAGTCATTGGAAACGTCAAAGAGGACAGCCGAGGTCTTTGCATCGAACTTCTTGGCGGCAAAGTCTGCAACGACCGGACCCTGGAATGGGTCAAGGAAGGCTGCACGGAAGACCCAGGGGCGATCCAGAGTCGTGCTGGGATTGGTGGACCAGGGGGAAATCATGGGGACACGGTTGTCGTTGCAGGTTCCACCGGCTGGTACTGCCTGTTTGGATGAGTTGGGACCAATGATGGCGATGACATTTTCCTGATCGATGAGCTTCAGAGCCACGTTGGTTGCGGATTCCGCTTTGGACTCGTTGTCCATGTAGACGAATTCCAGGGGGTATTTCTTGCCGCCAACTTCCAGTCCACCAGATGCGTTGATGTCCTTGAGGTACATCTCCGCTGCATTCTTGGAACCTTCACCAACCTCCGGAATATCACCGGTCAGGGGCAGGTTGAAGCCGATCTTGATGGTCTGGGCCTTTTCTTCGCCGCAACCGGCGAGCAGGAAGGCGGAGCATACGAGCATGAGGGTCAAAGCACCCACGCTTTTCAGAAAAACTTTCATCATTTCCTCCTCTCATAGGAATTACAGTAACCAGTTGTGTGAACAAGCCCGATTCATACACAAAATTCAGAGTAGAGAAAAGGGGTTTTCCATAATACATTTTTGCAAATGGTCCAGTATCTATGAATTAATTTCGTATTATCGGGGAAATGTCAGTGGAATCGTCGCGAAATTTTCTTTTTACGCATTTTTTTATTACCATAAATGTCATATTAAGAGCGGAGCATGTTTTATAATTCTTAGAGAAATGCAAAAAAAAGACCCGCCGAAAAGGCAGGTCGAGGCTTCGTGTTCAGGAGATCCCTATAGCATAATCTTATCTTCCAGATAGGCCATAACGTTGTCGACGCATTCCTCAAGACTTTGTCGATCAGAGTCCAGATAGAGGTCCGGATTTTCCGGTGCTTCATATGGAGCTGAAATTCCCGTGTAGTTCTTGATTTTCCCTTCCCGCGCGAGCTTGTAGTAGCCTTTGACGTCGCGCGATTCACAGACCTCTACCGGACAATCCACATGAATGAGGTGGAAATCACCTTCGGAGTGGAGGGCGCGAAGTGCTTTTTGTACCTCATGGCGGGGAGTGATGAACGCACAGAGACAGAGGGTTCCGGCGTCCATGAAAAGTTTGGTCATTTCGCCGATACGTCGAATGTTCTCTGCACGGTCCTTTCGGGAGAAGCTCAGGTCACCACAAAGACCATGGCGGACGTTGTCGCCATCAAAGGTATAGACATTTCGGCCCTGGTCGAAGAGTCTTTTTTCAACGGCATGGGCAATGGTGGACTTGCCTGCGCCGGAAAGACCGGTAAACCAGAGGGTCACCGCGCGATGTCCATTTCTCTTTTCTCTTTCCAGTCGGCCTATTTCTCCGCGAAATTGCCTATTATGCCTCGGTGTCATGTTACTTCCGTCTCCTGGACCGCTTGCTTTTCTGCGTATCGATCTTGGCAATTTCTTCTTCACGAAGTGCGCGACGAAGGACTTTACCGACCATGGTTTTGGGGAGATCTGTTCGGAACTCAACGCGCCTCGGGACTTTATAATTGGCAAGTTTTTCCCGACAATAGGCTATGACGTCACTTCGGGAGAGGTTTTCGCCCTTTGCGAGGACAACGAAAACTTTGACTATCTCGCCGCGCGCCTCATGGGGGATGCCGACACTGACCGCCTCTTCGATTTTGGGGTGCGAATGCAGGACTTCATCTATTTCACGGGGGTATATATTGTACCCTCCTGATATAATGAGGTCTTTTTTGCGATCGACGATAAAAAAGTATCCTTCTTCATCCATATAGGCAATGTCACCAGTGTAAAGCCAGCCATTTCTGAGGACGTCAGCTGTGGCGTCAGGACGATTGTAATACCCCTTCATGACCTGAGGGCCGCGAATGACGAGCTCTCCCCGTTTGCCGGGTTCAAGGGGATCACCTCCCACGTCCATATCCACGACTTTGGCGTCTGTGTCGGGAAAGGGAAGTCCTATGGAGCCGTTCTTGCGAACCCCTTCAATGGGGTTGAAGTGTGTTACGGGTGACGCTTCGGTCAATCCATAGCCTTCTGAAAGTGCCGTCCCGGTAACTTTGGCAAACTGTTCCATGTATTCTACGGGCATGGGAGCCGAGCCGGAGACACAACAATTGATGGAGGAGAGGTCGTATTTTTCGACATCGCGTTGTTGAAGGAGTGAAATATACAGGGAGGGGGCACCAGGAAAGACAGTGGGTTTTAACTTCTGAATGCCCTTGAGGACATCCATGGGAACATATCGAGGAAACGGAGCCAGGGTCGCTCCCATACTGGTGGGCCATGTCAGGCACGTGGTCAAACCATATATATGGAAATAGGGCAGAATGCCGAGAAATGTTTCCTTCTGCTGCCCGAGGGTATGCATCATGGATTGACATTGTTGCAGGTTCGCCCCCAGATTGAAGTGGGTCAAAACGCAGCCCTTGGCAACTCCTGTCGTTCCTCCCGTATACTGCAGGAGGGCTGTGTCCTCTGGCGAAAGTCGATCCTCCGTGAACTTGTCACGGCCTTTGGTCAGTGTTTTGAAAGGGATGACTGATTTGTCGTCATAGGGGATTTTCGGGGCTGTTCCCTTTTTCATTGCCTGGAACTTGTAGAGCCAATTGAGTGGGAATTTCAGCCCCTCACCGATCGTGGTGACAAAGAATTTTTCGACATTGATTGAGTCGCGAAGCTTTTCAAGTTTGGGCCAAAGCAAATCCAGAGTTATACAGAAACGGACTCCGGCGTCATTGAATTGATGGACTATTTCCGTTTCCATATAGAGCGGGTTTGTCATGACGCCGATACCGCCGCACCGGGTCACTCCCCAGAAAGCGATAATGGTCTGGGGGAGGTTGGGAAGCATCATTGCAACCCGATCCCCTTTGCGTAGCCCGGCAGCCTTGAGCCCTGCTGCAAATATTTCGCTTTGGGCCTTGAGTTTGGCATAGGATATTGACCAATTCTTGAATACGATGGCCGTTCTGTTGGGCCATTTGTGTGCGGCGCGATCAAGAAAACGGAAAAGCGGAATCCGTTCGTAATCAATGTTTGGCGGAACAACCGGATCGTATGATTTCAACCAGGGACGGGCTATGGGCTCCATGAAGGGTCCTTTCAAAAGTATTGGGTCAGAAAAAATGTCGGGGAGACCGTATAATAGCCTGTCCATGCGGTCAACAAGGCTGTTTAAAACTCGGTGCAATCACATTTTTTTGACGGTCATTTCTCTGAGAGTGTTCTTTTAAGGAAAAGTTTTTTTACGAATAGTCTTATTTTAAAGAGCGTTGCACCCAATTGTCTTCATGGAAGACAGAGGAGATTAGCTCTTGGCAGGTATATTGCAAAATATTTTCTTGAGTCAAAGGTGTGGAAATCGTTGCCCACTGTCTAAAGTAAAATGCAGAAAGGCCGATCATTCACTGTGTCAACAATTTCTCCGTTTGTAGGAAAAACGGTTTCCTCAACGAGTGAAAGGTTGAAAT comes from the Pseudodesulfovibrio piezophilus C1TLV30 genome and includes:
- a CDS encoding ABC transporter ATP-binding protein; its protein translation is MSTPLIEIKDLYVKYGNIEALHGINFTVGEGEIVTLIGANGAGKSTTLMSIAQLPPPEAPKVIKGDILFKGQSILGMAPDKIVANLHMALVPEGRHIFGNLTVEENLKIATYARKEGMDEINRDYKRVYTLFPRLDERKKQRAESLSGGEQQMLALGRALMSGCKIIMLDEPSMGLAPLLMYDMFRALKELNEEGMTILLIEQNANLALKFAHRGYVIDTGEIVAEGPSDKLMEDPEVKKAYLGG
- a CDS encoding peptidylprolyl isomerase; translated protein: MIKMETSMGEFVIELDFEKAPKSAANFQQYVEEGFYDGLIFHRVINGFMVQGGGMDENMNEKQSREPIENEANNGLKNECYTLAMARTMDPHSASSQFFINVKDNGFLNFSSETSQGWGYAVFGKVVKGTEVVDEIKGVPTGRNGFHDDVPVEPVFITKATVVEE
- a CDS encoding DegT/DnrJ/EryC1/StrS family aminotransferase, yielding MTIPFIDLKAQYKLVDEAVKKGIDGVLEHGAYVMGPEIGALESHLASFSDVKHGVGCGSGTDALIMALMALGIGPGDAVFTTPFTFMATAEAIALLGATPVFVDIDPITFNIDPDDLRKKIGEIKDKRKDLKPKGVISVDLFGQPADYDRIEPLAHNNGLFLIVDAAQSFGATYQGKPVCSFGDVACTSFFPAKPLGCYGDGGMVFAQNDELHKLLVSVRVHGMGEDKYENVRLGINGRLDSMQAAVLLAKFEIFPDEVIKRQQVAARYGALLNDVDGLTTPSVPEGNTSVWAQYSVLATDSDHREELMGKLKENNIPCVIYYPKALHLQKAFANLGHVMGDFPVCENISSRIFSLPMYPYLKAEDQETIASVLKG
- a CDS encoding ABC transporter substrate-binding protein, with the translated sequence MKVFLKSVGALTLMLVCSAFLLAGCGEEKAQTIKIGFNLPLTGDIPEVGEGSKNAAEMYLKDINASGGLEVGGKKYPLEFVYMDNESKAESATNVALKLIDQENVIAIIGPNSSKQAVPAGGTCNDNRVPMISPWSTNPSTTLDRPWVFRAAFLDPFQGPVVADFAAKKFDAKTSAVLFDVSNDYSKGLAEIFKASWEAKGLGPVVAFESHGTKDQDFSAQLTTIVKANPDFIFVPDNYNQVALIVQQARDLGYKGPFMGSDAWGTPDLIKLCGEQCYGNYFSTHYAAAGAKGATKVFIDRYEKAYGTTPADYAALTWDSIGIMVEAIKNAGKVASDPVEMRKLVRDGLAAIKSFDGITGSSKFDAQGDPIKCAVVVKISDQGEFVFEESVCP
- a CDS encoding ABC transporter ATP-binding protein, which codes for MSLLKIDGLTQRFGGLQAVSEFSIDMKGGELMGLIGPNGAGKTTIFNLISGFYQPTEGTITLDGSLTAGLKPHQVTSLGVARTFQNIRLWHDMTVLDNIRIAQHYRMGYSVLDSILRGKKYRQREARILEIAEELLGAMSLTEYAQEFPKNLPYGLQRRVEIARAMSIRPKLLLLDEPAAGLNSADVEDLIKLVHWIHENFDITIFMIEHQMKVVTSLCQWIKVIDFGSTIAEGTPEDIQSNPAVIKAYLGDDNI
- the cysC gene encoding adenylyl-sulfate kinase, whose translation is MTPRHNRQFRGEIGRLEREKRNGHRAVTLWFTGLSGAGKSTIAHAVEKRLFDQGRNVYTFDGDNVRHGLCGDLSFSRKDRAENIRRIGEMTKLFMDAGTLCLCAFITPRHEVQKALRALHSEGDFHLIHVDCPVEVCESRDVKGYYKLAREGKIKNYTGISAPYEAPENPDLYLDSDRQSLEECVDNVMAYLEDKIML
- a CDS encoding branched-chain amino acid ABC transporter permease; the protein is MQKYSLNVLILACAVVLLTLAQFGIIGNYIQAVIMFVGINIMMSTSLNLVNGNMGEFTCGHAAFMCVGAYVSSVLSVAFFGDKLGDPMLPASLAFLVFPLIILIGGVMAALCSILVAIPSFKTRDDYLAIITIAVNYMVISGIENIDWIGGSRGFQGMKSTVWAMKDTLNGPWMLFWVITFTIFTIWVIRRFITSTYGKGVNAICQDEVAAEIMSVNTNKIKTINFMISAGLAGCAGGLFAHIVGYVNPQSFNILKSTEAMVMVYLGGMGSLSGAVISAVVFTALMELLRSQALMDFLLAPATWVFPDWEPSAGVIKWVMIPLLLVLVMQFRPEGIMGNKELSDVFPKLKKYYTFK
- a CDS encoding branched-chain amino acid ABC transporter permease: MDFIIQNILNALQWGSFYALIALGYTLVYGVLRLINFAHGDIFMVGAYIAFFVSGFMLGPALGLSPIMTFICAVPLTMALTACVGVTLERIAYRPLRRKGAHRLYVVITALMCGLILEYSNLAVLGASRLKFPELIEKSIWHFGGVTITNLKVIVIVAAVAVFAILNFIVTRTKIGMAMRGISYDKFAIPLMGIPIDSIIVFTFVLGSAFAGLAGLLFAMSYPILEPFMGMLIGWKAFIAAVVGGIGDIRGAFYGGFLLGFIEVGVVTVFPSTYRDLFAFTILLIILWLKPTGLFGMPQSTKI
- a CDS encoding O-linked N-acetylglucosamine transferase, SPINDLY family protein, producing the protein MKLFTLAARHHQSGELEIAIALYRQALENDPPYAEAALYLGMALFQMHHLPEALTAYRLATRLMPEETEAWNGLGNVCLAQGNYLEALRWHKHALKIEPTSATAMDGLGSVFLATGNQPLALDWFQKALEAAPPTPETLNNLGVTLKAAKRPKEAIATLEKALELDPSSLDTLYNLGNAWQARGDMQLAHHYFSSAHALAPAAIAPLWGGCFAHLDMFYNSEDAVRRSRNAYAQALTELDKRLTLDSPEQIREAAAMVGANQPFYLTYQGKNDRDLQRQYGALVSRIMATAFPHYTQRAETRKISGKIRVGIATGFMCEHSVWKIPTRGWVHHLDRRKFDVFGYYTGIKNDRCTEEAKALLQGLTHESGNFEKLCQSIVEDQLDVLIYPDIGMDPTCAKLAGLRLAPVQCVSLGHPMTTGLPTMDVFLSNELMEPADGKSNYTEELVQLPHIGIHYTPLRHGPPEFKRASFGLPDDALLYFCPQSLYKYLPQYDRLYPLIAERVPDCRFVFLQDAQADVLNRRFLERMTRTFAEFGLDATHSLVMLPHQAPKAYHALNCLCNVFLDSIEWSGFNTAMEAANCGLPIITWPQGLMRGRHTAGVLSMLDIPEAKADSFEAYVDLAVRCGTDAAFRARLRGQIQKNRLRLFEDHEAIRGLEDFLEQRVRYGDC